A region from the Mucilaginibacter sp. CSA2-8R genome encodes:
- a CDS encoding N-acetylglucosamine kinase, which translates to MKLIADGGSTKTNWCLVNDEGKKVYFNTEGYNPYFVSKEYIIQSLNSNLPADLEKDKLVEVNYYGAGCSTEDKRKLVKEAMKQVFVNAKVNIGHDLLAAARALLGHNEGFAAILGTGTNTCIYDGKNIVHNIDSGAYILGDEGSGCYIGKKLLIDYLRGYMPEAVRKNFWDTYHLTPDDVNEQVYSQPLANRFCAGFSKFVYDNNVHLEYTRNLVKTSFEDFFRNLVTHYPNYQKYSFNCIGSVGYNFRNVLEEVVTENGMIMGNIIRSPIDNLVKFHLEMAPSQL; encoded by the coding sequence ATGAAATTAATAGCTGACGGCGGCTCCACCAAAACAAACTGGTGCTTAGTCAATGATGAAGGAAAGAAAGTTTACTTCAATACTGAAGGTTACAACCCATACTTTGTAAGTAAAGAATACATCATACAATCGCTAAACAGTAACCTACCTGCCGATTTAGAAAAGGACAAACTTGTTGAAGTAAACTATTACGGCGCCGGCTGTTCAACCGAAGACAAACGCAAGCTTGTAAAAGAGGCCATGAAACAGGTGTTTGTAAATGCAAAAGTTAATATTGGCCATGACTTGCTGGCCGCAGCTCGTGCTTTGTTAGGCCACAATGAAGGCTTTGCAGCTATTTTGGGAACGGGTACCAATACCTGTATTTATGATGGTAAAAATATCGTTCATAACATTGATTCGGGTGCTTACATTTTGGGAGATGAAGGCAGTGGTTGCTACATCGGCAAAAAACTACTGATCGACTATTTAAGAGGCTACATGCCAGAAGCTGTTCGCAAAAACTTTTGGGACACTTACCACCTTACCCCTGATGATGTTAACGAGCAGGTATATTCTCAGCCTTTAGCTAACCGCTTTTGTGCTGGTTTCAGTAAGTTTGTTTACGATAACAATGTGCATCTGGAGTATACCCGCAACTTGGTAAAAACTTCTTTCGAAGATTTTTTCCGCAATCTGGTTACTCACTACCCTAACTACCAAAAATACTCCTTTAACTGTATCGGCTCGGTTGGCTATAATTTTAGGAATGTTTTAGAAGAAGTTGTTACCGAAAACGGAATGATTATGGGTAACATCATCCGCTCTCCTATAGATAACTTAGTGAAGTTTCACTTAGAAATGGCACCAAGCCAACTGTAA
- a CDS encoding nucleotide sugar dehydrogenase, which produces MSNLALTSITDRLPKIDCIDIAVIGLGYVGLPLAVEFAKKFKVTGFDKSQSRINELLKGYDRTQEIDLNELQQVTAVANGLGLSFTTNIASIQSCNVYIVAVPTPTDRHNRPDLSLIKLASETVGQVLKNGDVVIYESTVYPGLTEEVCVPILESTSGLIFNQDFFAGYSPERINPGDKVHTLTNIIKVTSGSTPEVANFVDDLYKTIIVAGTHKAPSIKVAEACKVIENSQRDINIAFVNEIAKIFNLLNIDSQAVLDAAGTKWNFLKFRPGLVGGHCTGVDPYYLAQKAQEVGYHPEIILAGRRINDGMGTYVAQEVIKLMVKNDIAVKKANILVLGFTFKENCPDVRNTRVVDIVNTLNEYDTICEIYDPWANPDEVWQDYNLETFNRYEQLTGSYDAIILAVCHKEFLTIDYAKLKKHANAVVYDIKGLLDKSMVQARL; this is translated from the coding sequence ATGTCTAATCTTGCTTTAACCTCGATAACCGACCGCTTACCAAAAATCGACTGTATTGATATAGCTGTTATAGGCTTGGGTTATGTAGGGCTCCCTTTAGCGGTTGAGTTTGCCAAAAAGTTTAAGGTAACCGGTTTTGATAAATCGCAAAGCCGCATTAATGAATTGCTGAAAGGTTATGATCGTACGCAGGAAATTGACCTAAATGAATTGCAGCAAGTAACTGCTGTTGCTAATGGGTTGGGGCTTTCATTCACCACCAATATTGCAAGCATTCAATCATGTAATGTTTATATAGTTGCGGTGCCCACACCAACCGACCGTCATAATCGTCCGGATTTAAGTCTAATTAAACTGGCCAGCGAAACGGTAGGCCAGGTACTGAAAAATGGTGATGTAGTTATTTACGAATCTACAGTATATCCAGGTCTGACAGAAGAAGTTTGTGTACCTATCTTGGAAAGCACATCCGGGCTGATTTTTAATCAGGATTTTTTTGCCGGTTACTCGCCAGAGCGGATCAATCCCGGTGATAAAGTACATACCTTAACTAATATTATTAAAGTAACGTCAGGCTCTACACCCGAGGTTGCCAATTTTGTGGATGATTTGTATAAAACCATCATCGTTGCCGGTACCCATAAGGCGCCAAGTATCAAGGTTGCAGAGGCGTGTAAAGTTATCGAAAACTCGCAGCGAGATATCAATATAGCCTTCGTTAATGAGATAGCTAAAATATTTAATTTGTTGAATATTGATAGCCAGGCCGTGCTGGATGCGGCCGGTACTAAATGGAATTTTTTGAAATTCAGGCCGGGTTTGGTGGGAGGGCATTGTACCGGTGTTGATCCTTATTACCTGGCACAAAAAGCTCAGGAAGTAGGTTACCACCCTGAGATTATTTTGGCGGGCCGACGCATAAATGACGGCATGGGAACTTATGTTGCCCAAGAAGTAATAAAGCTGATGGTGAAAAACGATATCGCCGTTAAAAAGGCGAACATTTTAGTTTTGGGGTTCACTTTTAAAGAAAACTGCCCTGACGTTCGTAATACCCGAGTAGTAGACATTGTTAATACGCTGAATGAGTACGATACTATATGTGAGATTTATGATCCATGGGCTAACCCAGACGAGGTTTGGCAGGATTATAACTTGGAAACATTTAACCGATACGAGCAGTTAACAGGGAGTTATGACGCCATTATATTAGCTGTGTGCCATAAGGAATTTCTGACTATCGATTACGCAAAACTAAAAAAGCACGCTAATGCGGTAGTTTATGATATCAAAGGTTTACTGGATAAAAGTATGGTGCAAGCCCGTTTGTGA
- the glf gene encoding UDP-galactopyranose mutase translates to MGKAYDYLIVGSGLFGAVFAHEATKKGKKCLVIDKRNHTGGNIYCENVEGINVHKYGAHIFHTNDKPIWDYVNSFVEFNRYTNSPLAVFEDEMYNLPFNMNTFYQLWKVRTPEEVKEKIQEQIEASGVKNPQNLEEQAISLVGTDIYYKLIKGYTEKQWGRDAKELPAFIIKRLPVRFTYDNNYFNDKYQGIPIGGYNKLTEGLLQGIEVKTDVDYFEGKAHWDSLADKLVFTGKIDQYYDYRFGQLQYRSLNFEHQTLDTDNYQGNAVVNYTERHIPYTRIIEHKHFEFGTQPKTVITKEFPEEWNNEKEPYYPINDAKNTEMYKQYEQLAKVDSHIVFGGRLAEYKYYDMHQVIGSALKKSKEI, encoded by the coding sequence ATGGGGAAAGCATACGATTACTTAATTGTGGGTTCTGGTTTATTTGGAGCCGTATTTGCTCACGAGGCTACAAAAAAGGGAAAAAAATGTCTGGTAATCGATAAGCGTAATCATACAGGCGGCAACATTTATTGCGAAAACGTTGAAGGCATTAACGTGCACAAATACGGCGCTCATATTTTTCATACCAACGACAAGCCTATCTGGGATTACGTAAACAGCTTTGTAGAGTTTAACCGGTACACCAACAGCCCGTTGGCGGTGTTTGAAGATGAGATGTACAATCTGCCTTTCAACATGAATACTTTTTATCAGTTGTGGAAAGTTCGTACCCCTGAGGAAGTAAAAGAGAAAATACAGGAACAGATAGAAGCCTCAGGTGTTAAAAATCCGCAGAACTTAGAAGAGCAGGCTATTTCATTGGTAGGTACCGATATCTATTACAAACTAATTAAGGGTTACACCGAAAAACAGTGGGGACGTGATGCTAAAGAATTGCCGGCGTTCATCATCAAGCGCTTACCGGTGCGTTTTACTTACGATAACAATTACTTTAACGACAAATACCAAGGGATACCTATTGGCGGTTACAACAAATTAACAGAAGGCCTATTGCAAGGTATTGAAGTTAAAACCGATGTTGACTACTTTGAAGGTAAAGCACATTGGGATTCATTAGCTGACAAATTAGTTTTTACCGGAAAAATAGATCAGTACTATGATTATAGGTTTGGGCAGTTACAATACCGCAGCTTGAATTTTGAACACCAAACTTTAGATACCGACAACTATCAGGGCAACGCCGTTGTAAATTATACTGAACGTCACATTCCATATACCCGTATCATAGAACATAAGCATTTCGAATTTGGTACGCAGCCTAAAACGGTAATTACCAAAGAGTTTCCTGAAGAATGGAATAATGAAAAAGAGCCTTATTACCCCATTAATGATGCTAAGAATACAGAGATGTACAAACAATATGAGCAATTAGCTAAAGTTGATAGTCACATTGTATTTGGTGGTCGTTTGGCAGAGTATAAGTATTATGATATGCACCAGGTAATTGGATCGGCGTTGAAGAAAAGTAAAGAAATATAG